Proteins from one Pelodiscus sinensis isolate JC-2024 chromosome 21, ASM4963464v1, whole genome shotgun sequence genomic window:
- the C21H17orf78 gene encoding uncharacterized protein C17orf78 homolog — protein MDTILVFSLLFIYHSFSPKDLRDYDCSVENSSEVQSENTRSMNILLQESEKTLTKEELSRNHLVVTTLQCSDLLGSIQVNLLYSQKMFVKTLYKPNIKCTLQSLKIIMDPKESISTGHSCLLTTEVYKQRFLTELNLTGKVFLVGISNCIIKAKRLELDISAKQLYATAVSQQNSSSGIEEDKMLRQRQRQSIYFKAAITCILLPCALAFIVFVIFEVPIPRPCLRWSRRCNCIQKCKRQERESTDIPNSVSS, from the exons ATGGACACAATATTAGTGTTTAGTTTACTGTTTATCTACCACAGCTTCAGCCCAAAAG ATCTCAGAGATTATGACTGCAGTGTGGAAAATTCTTCAGAAGTACAGTCTGAAAACACAAGGAGCATGAACATCTTACTGCAAG AGTCTGAAAAAACACTGACAAAAGAGGAGCTAAGCAGAAACCATTTAGTCGTCACCACTTTGCAATGCTCTGATCTGCTTGGCTCCATACAAGTAAATCTCCTTTACTCACAGAAGATGTTTGTAAAAACACTATATAAACCAAACATTAAATGTACCCTCCAAAGCCTGAAAATCATCATGGATCCAAAGGAAAGCATTTCTACTGGCCACAGCTGTCTTTTAACAACAGAGGTTTATAAACAAAGGTTTCTGACTGAACTTAACCTTACAGGCAAAg TGTTTCTGGTTGGGATATCAAATTGCATTATTAAGGCAAAACGGTTGGAGCTTGACATTTCTGCAAAGCAACTGTATGCCACAGCTGTAAGCCAACAGAACAGCAGCTCAG GCATAGAGGAAGACAAGATGCTCagacaaagacaaagacaaagcatctatttcaaagcagcaattaCATGCATCCTGCTACCTTGTGCACTAGCCTTCATTGTGTTTGTCATATTTGAAGTTCCCATTCCA cGTCCATGCCTTCGTTGGAGCCGGCGATGCAACTGTATTCAGAAATGTAAACGGCAAGAAAGAGAAAGCACAGACATCCCAAATTCTGTATCATCTTAA